In Microbacterium esteraromaticum, the following proteins share a genomic window:
- a CDS encoding DUF4870 domain-containing protein: protein MSNIPPPQPGPYAAAPQPMSPSDEKMWSTLVHVGGILFQFLPALIGYLVLKERGPFVRAHTATALNFQLTLLIAYFVGSLLSIIGIGLLIMLAAWVLNIVFSIIAAVKSNGGWPYEYPMSIRFVR from the coding sequence ATGAGCAACATTCCCCCGCCGCAGCCCGGACCCTACGCGGCAGCACCGCAGCCGATGAGCCCGTCCGACGAGAAGATGTGGTCGACGCTCGTGCACGTCGGGGGGATCCTGTTCCAGTTCCTGCCTGCACTGATCGGCTACCTCGTGCTCAAGGAGCGCGGGCCGTTCGTCCGGGCGCACACCGCAACCGCCCTGAACTTCCAGCTGACGCTGCTGATCGCCTACTTCGTCGGCAGCCTGCTGTCGATCATCGGCATCGGCCTGCTCATCATGCTCGCCGCATGGGTGCTCAACATCGTCTTCAGCATCATCGCGGCGGTGAAGTCGAACGGCGGCTGGCCGTACGAGTACCCGATGAGCATCCGCTTCGTCCGCTGA
- a CDS encoding serine hydrolase yields the protein MVPSSAPGSEPASGAPAIRRRAPRGGRRVPRRAAVDRRSFAPSLHRLEELAQSGAQVSVHVAELDSGCVVLSGDDHVPLPIAGLGVVPVLVEAAAGFESRTLDPLRIVDRPDDSLVTRAGLWRHLRAPALPLIDLAVLAAAAGDPTAANVLLDAVGHDQVRARMVSLGMPRSAVLDRFRDKRGPDDAPHVAVGTTREFAKLFAALVDSQAVDAAVSAQVAEWLSLNHDLSLVASATGLDPFAHDNDAHRLLFINKTGRDRGVRAEAGVLVGPRSGVAYALTVCFDDLSISHRLRAHDAFRVLGTDLMEYTH from the coding sequence GTGGTTCCGTCCTCCGCTCCCGGCTCCGAGCCCGCATCGGGCGCGCCCGCGATCCGCCGTCGTGCGCCCCGCGGCGGGCGTCGCGTTCCGCGCCGCGCTGCCGTCGACCGCCGGTCGTTCGCGCCGAGCCTTCACCGGCTCGAAGAGCTGGCGCAGAGCGGTGCGCAGGTCTCGGTGCACGTCGCCGAACTCGACTCGGGGTGCGTCGTGCTGTCGGGAGACGACCACGTTCCCCTGCCTATCGCCGGGCTCGGTGTCGTTCCCGTGCTGGTCGAGGCGGCCGCCGGCTTCGAATCGCGTACGCTCGACCCGCTGCGCATCGTCGACCGCCCCGACGACTCGCTGGTCACCCGCGCCGGCCTGTGGCGCCACCTGCGCGCGCCCGCGCTGCCGCTCATCGACCTCGCCGTGCTCGCCGCAGCTGCGGGCGACCCGACTGCCGCGAACGTGCTGCTCGACGCCGTAGGTCACGATCAGGTGCGTGCGCGCATGGTGTCGCTCGGGATGCCGCGCAGCGCGGTGCTCGACCGATTCCGCGACAAACGCGGCCCTGACGACGCTCCGCACGTCGCGGTCGGCACGACCCGCGAGTTCGCGAAGCTGTTCGCGGCCCTCGTCGACTCGCAGGCCGTCGATGCGGCCGTCAGCGCGCAGGTCGCGGAGTGGCTCAGCCTCAACCACGATCTCAGCCTGGTCGCGTCGGCCACCGGCCTCGACCCGTTCGCGCACGACAACGACGCGCACCGGCTGCTGTTCATCAACAAGACCGGACGCGACAGGGGCGTGCGCGCTGAGGCGGGAGTGCTCGTCGGGCCGCGGTCCGGCGTCGCCTACGCCCTGACCGTGTGCTTCGACGACCTCTCGATCAGCCACCGGCTGCGCGCGCACGACGCGTTCCGTGTGCTGGGCACCGACCTCATGGAGTACACGCACTGA
- a CDS encoding GNAT family N-acetyltransferase translates to MRTIRDLDTVELIIDAQELLDSIRGENRVIDAGTLRALQHSGNYVVGLFDDSDGQERMVGASIAFFGEPGKRTMHSHITALLPEYRGRGWGRELKEHQRQWAFSREVGSITWTYDPLVARNAHFFLTVLGARVSGYSVNRYGIFGGGDAGDESDRLDVQWALADIAKPPASESVVATLEIPDDIEAMRVSDPDAAHEWRLRLRGEMEELLGRGLKIAGFDNERGYLFTE, encoded by the coding sequence GTGCGCACGATTCGAGATCTCGACACCGTTGAACTGATCATCGACGCCCAGGAGTTGCTGGATTCGATCCGCGGCGAGAACCGCGTCATCGACGCCGGCACGCTGCGTGCCCTGCAGCACTCGGGCAACTACGTCGTCGGACTGTTCGACGACAGCGACGGACAGGAGCGCATGGTCGGCGCCTCGATCGCCTTCTTCGGCGAGCCGGGAAAGCGCACGATGCACTCGCACATCACCGCCCTGCTGCCCGAGTACCGTGGCCGCGGCTGGGGTCGCGAGCTCAAGGAGCACCAGCGTCAGTGGGCCTTCTCGCGCGAGGTCGGCAGCATCACCTGGACGTACGACCCGCTGGTCGCCCGCAACGCGCACTTCTTCCTCACCGTGCTCGGCGCACGCGTGAGCGGCTACTCGGTGAACCGCTACGGCATCTTCGGTGGCGGCGACGCGGGCGACGAGAGCGACCGTCTCGACGTGCAGTGGGCGCTGGCCGACATCGCCAAGCCCCCGGCATCCGAATCGGTCGTCGCGACGCTCGAGATCCCGGACGACATCGAGGCGATGCGCGTCAGCGACCCCGATGCCGCGCACGAGTGGCGCCTGCGTCTGCGCGGCGAGATGGAGGAGCTGCTCGGTCGTGGCCTGAAGATCGCCGGTTTCGACAACGAGCGCGGCTACCTCTTCACCGAATAG
- a CDS encoding M13 family metallopeptidase, with the protein MTDVLPSGLAISEFSSDIRPQDDLYRHVNGAWLDAAEIPADKARWGSFHMLAEQAEKDVREIIVESQDAAEGTLERKVGDLFRSFMDTQRIAELGLAPLKAELAKVDAIDSIPSFLQTVGTLDRDGIAALIGVFIEPDPGKPERYVPFVVQAGLSLPDESYYRLESFDGTRAAYRAHLERILTLAEIDDPAGQADRAFGLEHDIAGHHWDNVASRDAVKTYNLQSWDEFQNLVGVDLVPWRDAVAVANPSAFDELVVYQPSFFEGLGALLVDERLDDWKAWLRAKVVHGMAAYLTDDFIDENFSFYGTELTGTPSIRERWKRGVSLVEGSLGDAVGKIYVERHFPSESKAAMDELVANLIEAYRQSIQELDWMSPETREKALAKLDTFRPKIGHPDVWREYDGVEIDPADLVGNAHRATVFEHDRQVKKVGGPIDRDEWHMPPQMVNAYYNPLMNEIVFPAAILQYPFFDAGRDAAANYGGIGAVIGHEIGHGFDDQGSRYDGDGRLQDWWTDADRAAFDERTKALIAQYDVLVPLGLSDENTVNGALTIGENIGDLGGLGIALKAYELSLDGEEAPVIDGYTGIQRLLLSWAQVWQQKSRDAETIRLLTIDPHSPNEFRCNQILSNIDAFYEAFDVNEGDRLHLPKEQRVTIW; encoded by the coding sequence ATGACTGACGTTCTGCCCTCCGGCCTTGCCATCAGCGAGTTCAGCTCCGACATCCGTCCGCAGGACGACCTCTACCGCCACGTCAACGGCGCGTGGCTCGACGCCGCCGAGATCCCCGCAGACAAGGCGCGCTGGGGCTCGTTCCACATGCTCGCAGAGCAGGCCGAGAAGGATGTCCGCGAGATCATCGTCGAGTCGCAGGACGCCGCAGAGGGCACCCTCGAGCGCAAGGTCGGCGACCTGTTCCGCAGCTTCATGGACACCCAGCGCATCGCCGAGCTGGGCCTCGCACCCCTGAAGGCCGAGCTCGCCAAGGTCGACGCGATCGACAGCATCCCGTCGTTCCTTCAGACCGTCGGCACGCTCGACCGCGACGGCATCGCCGCGCTGATCGGCGTCTTCATCGAGCCCGACCCCGGCAAGCCCGAGCGCTACGTGCCGTTCGTCGTGCAGGCCGGTCTCTCGCTGCCCGACGAGAGCTACTACCGTCTCGAGAGCTTCGACGGCACCCGCGCCGCGTACCGTGCGCACCTCGAGCGCATCCTCACCCTCGCCGAAATCGACGACCCGGCAGGCCAGGCCGACCGCGCCTTCGGCCTCGAGCACGACATCGCCGGCCACCACTGGGACAACGTCGCCTCGCGCGACGCCGTCAAGACCTACAACCTGCAGTCGTGGGACGAGTTCCAGAACCTCGTCGGCGTCGACCTCGTGCCGTGGCGCGATGCCGTGGCCGTGGCCAACCCGAGCGCTTTCGACGAGCTCGTCGTCTATCAGCCCAGCTTCTTCGAAGGGCTCGGCGCTCTGCTCGTCGACGAGCGCCTCGACGACTGGAAGGCGTGGCTGCGCGCCAAGGTCGTGCATGGCATGGCCGCCTACCTCACTGACGACTTCATCGACGAGAACTTCTCGTTCTACGGCACCGAGCTCACCGGCACCCCGTCGATCCGCGAGCGCTGGAAGCGCGGTGTCTCGCTCGTCGAGGGCTCGCTCGGCGACGCCGTCGGGAAGATCTACGTCGAGCGTCACTTCCCGTCAGAGTCCAAGGCCGCCATGGACGAGCTCGTGGCGAACCTCATCGAGGCGTACCGCCAGAGCATCCAGGAACTCGACTGGATGAGCCCCGAGACGCGAGAGAAGGCGCTCGCCAAGCTCGACACGTTCCGTCCGAAGATCGGCCACCCCGACGTGTGGCGCGAATACGACGGCGTCGAGATCGACCCGGCCGACCTCGTCGGCAACGCGCACCGCGCGACGGTGTTCGAGCACGACCGTCAGGTCAAGAAGGTCGGCGGACCGATCGACCGCGACGAATGGCACATGCCGCCGCAGATGGTCAACGCGTACTACAACCCGCTGATGAACGAGATCGTCTTCCCGGCGGCGATCCTGCAGTACCCGTTCTTCGACGCCGGCCGCGACGCGGCCGCGAACTACGGCGGCATCGGCGCGGTGATCGGCCACGAGATCGGCCACGGCTTCGACGACCAGGGCAGCCGGTACGACGGCGACGGTCGTCTGCAGGACTGGTGGACGGATGCTGATCGCGCGGCGTTCGACGAGCGCACCAAGGCGCTCATCGCACAGTACGACGTGCTCGTGCCGCTCGGCCTCAGCGACGAGAACACCGTGAACGGTGCGCTCACGATCGGCGAGAACATCGGCGACCTCGGCGGACTCGGCATCGCCCTGAAGGCATACGAGCTGTCGCTCGACGGCGAAGAGGCGCCCGTGATCGACGGCTACACGGGCATCCAGCGCCTGCTGCTGTCGTGGGCCCAGGTGTGGCAGCAGAAGAGCCGCGACGCGGAGACCATCCGCCTGCTCACGATCGATCCGCACTCGCCCAACGAGTTCCGCTGCAACCAGATCCTCAGCAACATCGATGCCTTCTACGAGGCTTTCGACGTGAACGAGGGCGACCGCCTGCACCTGCCGAAGGAACAGCGCGTCACGATCTGGTGA
- a CDS encoding TspO/MBR family protein, producing the protein MHSTGRDIVRQSTIIAAAVFMIIGAAVGGGAFGGESVAELQNGALSAQGSYLAPAGPAFAIWSVIYLGLAAYTVWQALPAQRDSTRQRVIGWWVAASMVLNGLWLVTARYLNLVATVIVIAALLAVLARIIIMLGRDRASGVVDLTLFDGTMGLHFGWVTIATVANTAAWLTQTLPAELGEQADAWGIAVLVVVAVIAVASALASRRLAPALATSWGLVWLAVGRLGGEPESTPIGVTALVVAAVVIVAGVIGMLRARRALR; encoded by the coding sequence ATGCACAGCACCGGACGCGACATCGTGAGGCAGTCGACCATCATCGCCGCGGCGGTGTTCATGATCATCGGGGCAGCCGTCGGCGGCGGCGCGTTCGGCGGCGAGTCGGTCGCCGAACTGCAGAACGGTGCGCTGTCGGCGCAGGGCTCGTACCTGGCTCCAGCCGGACCTGCGTTCGCGATCTGGTCTGTCATCTATCTCGGACTCGCCGCGTACACGGTGTGGCAGGCGCTGCCCGCGCAGCGCGACAGCACTCGTCAGCGGGTGATCGGGTGGTGGGTCGCGGCGTCGATGGTGCTCAACGGCCTGTGGCTGGTGACCGCCCGCTACCTGAACCTCGTCGCGACCGTGATCGTGATCGCCGCTCTTCTCGCCGTGCTGGCCCGCATCATCATCATGCTCGGGCGCGATAGGGCATCCGGTGTCGTCGATCTCACCCTCTTCGACGGCACGATGGGACTGCACTTCGGCTGGGTGACGATCGCGACGGTCGCGAACACCGCCGCGTGGTTGACGCAGACGCTGCCGGCCGAGCTCGGCGAGCAGGCGGATGCATGGGGCATCGCCGTTCTCGTCGTCGTCGCCGTCATCGCCGTCGCGAGCGCTCTCGCCTCGCGCCGGCTCGCGCCGGCGCTCGCCACGTCATGGGGCCTCGTCTGGCTCGCGGTCGGACGGCTCGGGGGCGAGCCGGAGAGCACGCCGATCGGCGTGACGGCGCTGGTCGTCGCCGCCGTGGTCATCGTCGCGGGAGTGATCGGGATGCTGCGGGCCCGGCGCGCCCTGCGCTGA
- a CDS encoding agmatine deiminase family protein: MSWRMPHEGAQHDRTWMAFPRAGVTLGDGSEWQETAYRSWTDTALAIAEFEPVTMVVDPTEVERAKRMLGSDVEIVESPLDEFWMRDFGPTFVVDDERPGVLGAVDWIFNGWGAPAWAEWQVSAGIARIVAERVGAELVSSVLVNEGGGIHVDGEGTVLLTETVQLDPNRNPYADKARIEAEMLRTLGAEKAIWLPRGLTRDYDEFGTNGHVDIVAAFAGPGRVLLHRQDDPAHPDHEVTRDLKQMLQQQTDAAGRTLEIIDVPAPAELRDDEGFVDWSYINHLVVNDGVVVCGFGEEKADARAREILEEAYGRRAVTVDARPIFARGGGIHCITQQQPRLERSN, translated from the coding sequence ATGAGCTGGCGGATGCCGCACGAAGGCGCACAGCACGACCGCACCTGGATGGCGTTCCCCCGCGCCGGCGTCACGCTGGGCGACGGCTCCGAATGGCAGGAGACGGCGTACCGCTCCTGGACCGACACGGCGCTCGCGATCGCCGAGTTCGAGCCCGTCACCATGGTCGTCGACCCGACCGAGGTCGAGCGCGCGAAGCGCATGCTCGGCTCCGACGTCGAGATCGTCGAGTCGCCCCTCGACGAGTTCTGGATGCGAGACTTCGGGCCCACCTTCGTCGTCGACGACGAGCGCCCGGGCGTGCTCGGCGCAGTCGACTGGATCTTCAACGGCTGGGGCGCTCCGGCCTGGGCCGAGTGGCAGGTATCGGCCGGGATAGCCCGCATCGTCGCCGAGCGGGTCGGCGCCGAGCTCGTCAGCTCGGTGCTGGTGAACGAGGGCGGTGGCATCCACGTCGACGGCGAGGGCACGGTGCTGCTCACCGAGACCGTGCAGCTCGACCCCAACCGCAATCCGTACGCCGACAAGGCACGCATCGAGGCCGAGATGCTGCGCACCCTCGGCGCCGAGAAAGCGATCTGGCTGCCCCGCGGCCTCACGCGCGACTACGACGAGTTCGGCACCAACGGACACGTCGACATCGTGGCCGCTTTCGCCGGCCCCGGTCGTGTGCTGCTGCATCGGCAGGACGACCCCGCGCACCCCGACCACGAGGTCACCCGCGACCTCAAGCAGATGCTGCAGCAGCAGACGGATGCCGCCGGCCGCACCCTCGAGATCATCGACGTGCCCGCTCCCGCCGAGCTGCGCGACGACGAGGGCTTCGTCGACTGGAGCTACATCAACCATCTCGTCGTCAACGACGGCGTCGTCGTGTGCGGTTTCGGAGAGGAGAAGGCGGATGCCCGTGCCAGGGAGATCCTCGAAGAGGCCTACGGCCGTCGTGCCGTGACCGTCGACGCCCGCCCGATCTTCGCGCGCGGCGGCGGCATCCACTGCATCACCCAGCAGCAGCCGCGCCTCGAGAGGAGCAACTGA
- a CDS encoding peptide MFS transporter has protein sequence MPSPETPSATTPAEKHFLGQPRALAHLFGVEMWERFSFYGMQGILLIYLYFSVTKGGLGLDEAVAGGIVGAYGGSVYLSTILGAWLADRLFGSERVLFGSAIVIVAGHLALALIPGIAGVAVGLVLVALGSGGLKANATAVVGTLYAEDDTRRDAGFSLFYLGINLGSFFGPLLTGLLQKSVGFHWGFGLAAVGMTAGLIQYSFGRKELPAAAREVPNPLPRGRYPLFAGIAVGGIAVIALLVLVGVIRADNLASIVIFCALAATIAYFAVILSSRHIDSTERSRVWAFVPLFITSVAFWSLYQQQFTVLTVYSDKRLDRSLFGMELPVSAVQSINPVFIIVFSGIFAALWTRLGSRQPSTPVKFALGTALMGGAFLLFLPFANGGEGSTPLLAIAGILFVFTVAELLLSPIGLSAATKLAPARFKTQMVALFFLSISLGTAISGWLVQFYDPTNEVPYFTVLGLIAIAVGAGLFASVKPVMKLMKGVS, from the coding sequence ATGCCTTCCCCAGAGACACCCTCCGCCACGACCCCGGCGGAGAAGCACTTCCTCGGTCAGCCACGCGCACTGGCCCACCTCTTCGGCGTCGAGATGTGGGAGCGCTTCAGCTTCTACGGCATGCAGGGAATCCTGCTGATCTACCTGTACTTCAGCGTCACCAAGGGCGGGCTGGGGCTCGACGAGGCGGTCGCCGGAGGCATCGTCGGCGCCTACGGCGGATCGGTCTACCTCTCGACGATCCTCGGCGCCTGGCTCGCCGACCGCCTGTTCGGCTCGGAGCGGGTGCTGTTCGGCAGCGCGATCGTGATCGTCGCGGGTCACCTGGCGCTCGCCCTCATCCCCGGCATCGCCGGTGTGGCCGTGGGCCTGGTGCTCGTCGCGCTCGGATCGGGAGGCCTGAAGGCCAATGCGACCGCTGTCGTCGGCACGCTGTACGCCGAGGACGACACTCGCCGCGACGCCGGTTTCTCGCTGTTCTACCTCGGCATCAACCTGGGCTCGTTCTTCGGTCCGCTGCTCACCGGTCTGCTGCAGAAGTCGGTCGGCTTCCACTGGGGCTTCGGGCTCGCCGCGGTCGGCATGACCGCCGGCCTGATCCAGTACAGCTTCGGTCGCAAGGAGCTGCCGGCTGCGGCGCGCGAGGTTCCCAACCCGCTGCCGCGCGGCCGCTACCCGCTGTTCGCCGGCATCGCCGTCGGCGGCATCGCCGTGATCGCCCTGCTCGTGCTGGTGGGCGTGATCCGCGCCGACAACCTCGCGAGCATCGTGATCTTCTGCGCTCTCGCGGCGACCATCGCGTACTTCGCCGTCATCCTGTCGAGCCGTCACATCGACTCGACTGAGCGCTCGCGGGTGTGGGCGTTCGTGCCGCTGTTCATCACCAGCGTCGCGTTCTGGTCGCTGTACCAGCAGCAGTTCACCGTGCTGACCGTCTACAGCGACAAGCGCCTCGACCGCTCGCTGTTCGGCATGGAACTGCCCGTATCGGCCGTGCAGTCGATCAACCCGGTGTTCATCATCGTCTTCTCGGGCATCTTCGCCGCCCTGTGGACGCGCCTCGGCTCCCGCCAGCCGTCGACCCCGGTGAAGTTCGCACTCGGCACCGCGCTGATGGGCGGGGCGTTCCTGCTGTTCCTGCCGTTCGCGAACGGCGGCGAGGGCTCGACCCCGTTGCTCGCGATCGCCGGCATCCTGTTCGTGTTCACGGTCGCCGAGCTGCTTCTGTCGCCCATCGGCCTGTCTGCGGCGACCAAGCTCGCACCTGCCCGCTTCAAGACGCAGATGGTGGCGCTGTTCTTCCTGTCGATCTCGCTCGGCACGGCGATCTCGGGTTGGCTCGTGCAGTTCTACGACCCGACGAACGAGGTGCCGTACTTCACGGTGCTCGGCCTGATCGCGATCGCGGTCGGTGCGGGCCTGTTCGCGTCGGTGAAGCCCGTCATGAAGCTGATGAAGGGCGTCAGCTGA
- a CDS encoding MFS transporter encodes MGNADDRARKRLSRTPSRAAIIAVLAFVGLCSAFMFTLVVPLQAELPRLLNASREDTSWVVTITLLVAAVATPISGRLGDMYGKRRVVIALLALLAVGSIVAALSSSIIGVIIGRALQGATTGVVPLGIAIMRDVLPPERLGTAVALMSATMGVGGAVGMPVAAFVAENADWHGLFWLAAGLGVIGLVLVLLVVPDDVLLAPGRLDVVGALGLAAGLTGLLLYVSRGAEWGWTSPFGLTCLIGGLAVLGVWGWYQLRAKEPLLDLRVAARPAVLFTNIAAIGMGFALFSSNVTFPQMLELPRESGSGLGLDMFAAAMIVAISGVMMMIISPLSGWLERTVGPRPLFTVGTAAIVLAYAFVLIWSTEVWHFVIANVLIGIGIGFAFAAMPMIIMRAVPAHETGASNGLNALFRSVGTSTASAVMGGVLAAMSIEVGGRAIPTREAFEVCFWLSIVAGVIGFALTFLIPRHPAAEAHPALPR; translated from the coding sequence GTGGGCAATGCGGATGACAGAGCGAGGAAGCGGCTCTCCCGCACCCCCTCCCGGGCGGCGATCATCGCGGTGCTGGCGTTCGTCGGGCTCTGCTCGGCGTTCATGTTCACGCTGGTCGTGCCGCTGCAGGCCGAGCTTCCGCGGCTGCTGAACGCCTCGCGCGAAGACACCAGCTGGGTCGTGACGATCACACTGCTCGTCGCCGCCGTGGCGACTCCGATCTCAGGACGTCTCGGCGACATGTACGGCAAGCGCCGCGTCGTGATCGCGCTGCTCGCCCTGCTCGCGGTCGGCTCGATCGTCGCGGCACTGTCGTCGTCGATCATCGGGGTGATCATCGGTCGCGCCCTGCAGGGTGCGACGACCGGAGTCGTTCCGCTGGGCATCGCGATCATGCGCGACGTGCTGCCGCCTGAGCGCCTCGGCACGGCGGTCGCACTGATGAGTGCGACCATGGGCGTCGGCGGGGCGGTCGGGATGCCCGTCGCCGCGTTCGTCGCCGAGAACGCCGATTGGCACGGGCTGTTCTGGCTCGCCGCCGGGCTGGGCGTGATCGGACTGGTGCTGGTTCTGCTGGTGGTTCCGGATGACGTGCTGCTCGCACCGGGTCGGCTCGACGTCGTCGGCGCGCTCGGCCTCGCTGCGGGGCTCACCGGCCTGCTGCTGTACGTGTCGCGAGGCGCGGAGTGGGGCTGGACCTCGCCCTTCGGCCTGACGTGCCTGATCGGCGGGCTCGCTGTGCTGGGCGTCTGGGGCTGGTATCAGCTGAGGGCGAAGGAGCCGCTGCTCGACCTGCGCGTCGCCGCGCGACCGGCCGTGCTCTTCACGAACATCGCCGCCATCGGCATGGGCTTCGCCCTGTTCTCGTCGAACGTGACCTTTCCGCAGATGCTCGAGCTGCCCCGCGAGTCCGGTTCGGGGCTGGGTCTCGACATGTTCGCCGCGGCCATGATCGTCGCCATCTCGGGCGTCATGATGATGATCATCTCACCGCTGTCCGGCTGGCTCGAGCGCACCGTGGGACCGCGGCCGCTGTTCACGGTCGGCACCGCGGCGATCGTGCTCGCCTATGCGTTCGTGCTGATCTGGTCGACCGAGGTGTGGCACTTCGTCATCGCCAACGTGCTGATCGGGATCGGGATCGGATTCGCGTTCGCCGCTATGCCGATGATCATCATGCGCGCCGTGCCCGCGCACGAGACCGGAGCCTCGAACGGCCTGAACGCGCTGTTCCGCTCGGTCGGCACCTCGACCGCATCGGCGGTCATGGGTGGTGTGCTGGCCGCGATGAGCATCGAGGTCGGCGGGCGCGCGATCCCGACCCGCGAAGCCTTCGAGGTGTGCTTCTGGCTGTCGATCGTCGCGGGGGTCATCGGCTTCGCGCTGACGTTCCTGATCCCCCGGCATCCCGCCGCCGAGGCGCATCCGGCCCTCCCCCGCTGA
- a CDS encoding TetR/AcrR family transcriptional regulator, whose protein sequence is MSTPATRTRTRKSPQQRSAEIHDAALAVAREDGLSALTLRAVAARAGVASGLVAHYVESMDDLLVRTFRELVSAELDEIRAEVALADSPPARVARMIETVLDSGHNDVTLIWVDAWSLGRGSAALAEAIEEQMDAWQSFIAAVIDEGRDARLFTTEDPLAVGWQILAMIDGIAAHALTRRTDGAAFAERLAQACETLVGARAGTIVAELSPRG, encoded by the coding sequence ATGTCAACACCCGCCACCCGCACTCGCACGCGCAAGAGCCCGCAGCAGCGATCCGCCGAGATCCACGACGCCGCGCTGGCCGTCGCCCGAGAGGACGGGCTGTCGGCCCTCACCCTGCGGGCCGTCGCAGCCCGCGCCGGGGTCGCATCCGGACTCGTCGCGCACTACGTCGAGAGCATGGACGACCTTCTCGTGCGCACCTTCCGCGAACTCGTCAGCGCCGAGCTCGATGAGATCCGCGCCGAGGTCGCCCTCGCGGACTCACCGCCCGCCCGCGTCGCCCGCATGATCGAGACCGTGCTCGACAGCGGCCACAACGACGTCACCCTGATCTGGGTCGACGCCTGGTCGCTCGGCCGCGGCAGCGCCGCGCTCGCCGAGGCCATCGAAGAGCAGATGGACGCCTGGCAGTCATTCATCGCCGCAGTGATCGACGAGGGCAGGGATGCCCGGCTCTTCACCACCGAGGACCCCCTGGCCGTCGGATGGCAGATCCTCGCCATGATCGACGGCATCGCCGCGCACGCCCTCACCCGCCGCACCGACGGCGCAGCGTTCGCCGAGCGCCTGGCCCAGGCGTGCGAGACGCTCGTGGGTGCGCGGGCCGGGACGATCGTGGCCGAGCTCAGCCCGCGCGGCTGA